From Triticum aestivum cultivar Chinese Spring chromosome 4A, IWGSC CS RefSeq v2.1, whole genome shotgun sequence, a single genomic window includes:
- the LOC123083721 gene encoding uncharacterized protein, giving the protein MAGAGFYHATFRDGASGCIHIGLGSDRRAPCLQTFGITEFINAKVLQERGALLTKKIERGRQLLESEKARTAALEASVSDCIYEYLPSAYWHLIGVDLFFADIACYCCDEAAEEQYCEIRCCLSLVWKEASN; this is encoded by the exons ATGGCGGGCGCGGGCTTTTATCACGCAACCTTTCGTGATGGAGCCAGTGGTTGTATTCATATTG GTTTGGGTTCAGATAGAAGAGCTCCATGCTTACAAACTTTTGGGATAACCGAGTTTATCAATGCCAAA GTCCTGCAGGAGCGCGGCGCTTTGCTGACCAAGAAGATTGAGAGGGGGCGCCAATTGCTAGAGAGCGAGAAGGCCCGAACTGCTGCGTTGGAGGCCTCAGTATCCGATTGCATCTATGAGTACCTACCTTCTGCTTACTGGCATTTAATTGGTGTAGACTTGTTTTTTGCTGATATAGCTTGTTATTGCTGTGATGAAGCAGCCGAGGAGCAATATTGCGAGATTCGTTGTTGTCTTAGCTTGGTTTGGAAGGAGGCCAGCAATTAA